Proteins encoded together in one Triticum dicoccoides isolate Atlit2015 ecotype Zavitan chromosome 7B, WEW_v2.0, whole genome shotgun sequence window:
- the LOC119337261 gene encoding cyclin-dependent kinase F-1-like, which produces MAIGGGGGGGSWSIHGRPDVTSRYDVLGRAGSGAYADVYRGRRRSDGAPVALKEVHDAVSAQREVDALLAAASESSPHVITLLDHFPGGDHDDDVLVLEWLPLDLAAVVREGRRAGGLPAGQLKRWMLQVIEGVAACHRAGLVHRDLKPGNLLISEDGVLKVADFGQARILQEQPSDEPEIPAAQEPETLTAADYLHEIDQLRAKSTYGDVDRMSLQDGNTSCLATCSTADIDDDPFRASYSYDAEEDIGDEESGAFTSCVGTRWFRAPELLYGSTSYGQEIDLWSLGCILAELLSLEPIFPGQSDIDQIGRIIGVLGNITEESFPGCSNLPDYNKIFFSKVEKPTGLKASLPNRSASEVSIVKRLLCYDPAKRASASELLNDPYFTEEPLPVPTEALQVPASKGEDDDSSAEEWGNYRDGNSDSDIDEFGSMDVTKTDKGFSIRF; this is translated from the exons ATggcgatcggcggcggcggcggaggcgggagcTGGAGCATCCACGGCCGCCCGGATGTCACCTCCCGCTACGATGTCCTCGGACGCGCTGGCTCTGGCGCCTACGCCGACGTCTACCGCGGCCGTCGCCGCTCCGACGGCGCACCGGTTGCCCTCAAGGAGGTCCATGACGCTGTCAGCGCCCAGCGCGAGGTCGacgccctcctcgccgccgcctctgAGTCCTCCCCTCATGTCATCACGCTCCTCGACCACTTCCCCGGTGGCGACCACGACGACGACGTCCTCGTCCTTGAGTGGCTCCCGCTCGACCTCGCCGCCGTCGTTCGCGAAGGGAGGCGCGCGGGCGGCCTCCCTGCCGGCCAGCTCAAGAGATGGATGCTGCAGGTCATCGAAGGCGTCGCCGCCTGCCACCGCGCCGGCCTCGTGCACCGCGACCTCAAGCCCGGAAACCTGCTCATCTCCGAGGACGGGGTCCTCAAGGTCGCGGACTTTGGTCAG GCCAGGATTCTTCAAGAACAGCCATCTGATGAACCGGAAATTCCTGCTGCTCAGGAGCCAGAGACACTCACTGCAGCTGATTACCTACATGAGATTGACCAACTCCGGGCCAAGTCCACTTATGGAGATGTTGACAGAATGAGCCTTCAGGATGGAAACACCTCCTGTCTTGCCACTTGCAGCACAGCTGACATCGACGATGATCCATTTAGAGCCTCATATTCGTATGATGCTGAAGAAGACATCGGGGATGAAGAGTCTGGTGCCTTCACTTCTTGCGTTGGAACACGGTGGTTTAGAGCTCCTGAGCTCCTATATGGGTCAACCAGCTACGGCCAAGAGATCGACCTGTGGTCACTAGGATGCATTTTGGCCGAGCTTCTCAGTTTAGAGCCCATATTCCCAGGCCAATCTGATATTGACCAGATTGGTAGAATCATCGGAGTCCTCGGCAATATCACAGAAGAGTCCTTTCCTGGCTGTTCAAATTTACCCGATTACAACAAGATCTTCTTCAGCAAGGTTGAGAAGCCTACGGGCCTCAAAGCATCACTTCCTAACAGATCTGCCTCTGAGGTTAGCATAGTAAAGCGGCTACTTTGCTATGACCCAGCAAAGAGGGCTAGCGCTTCCGAATTGCTGAATGATCCGTACTTCACTGAAGAACCCTTACCCGTACCTACCGAGGCGCTACAAGTCCCGGCATCAAAGGGCGAGGACGATGACAGCTCTGCGGAAGAATGGGGTAATTACAGGGACGGCAATTCGGATTCGGACATTGACGAATTTGGCAGCATGGATGTCACCAAAACTGACAAGGGTTTTAGCATACGCTTTTAG
- the LOC119337983 gene encoding sec-independent protein translocase protein TATB, chloroplastic-like isoform X2, with amino-acid sequence MSSSLFLCSSQVRYASLPAPLRQPGRHAARLPPAAAAFVSRSLHRPPPLHWTGSGVRMISSCFVVKRRRRRNGISASLFGVGAPEALVIGVVALLVFGPKGLAEAARSLGKTLRAFQPTIRELQDVSRDFKNTLEREIGLDEDPPSISYRPPPPMNNSPQPAVDPDVKPETTVPYTSEELMKVTEEQLAASAIAAWNAQQPPTSEQQEAAAATTPSESTDSALSGGSDGPSAVTEESTSGNTENAKPRDEA; translated from the exons ATGTCGAGCAGCCTCTTCCTCTGCTCTTCCCAGGTGCGCTATGCCAGCCTCCCGGCACCTCTCCGGCAGCCGGGCCGCCACGCCGCCCGGCTGCCCCCAGCGGCTGCCGCGTTCGTCTCTCGCAGCCTTCATCGCCCTCCTCCCCTCCACTGGACCGGCTCGGGGGTTCGGATGATTTCTTCTTGCTTCG TGGTCAAAAGAAGAAGGCGTAGGAATGGTATCTCCGCCTCTTTGTTTGGCGTTGGAGCTCCTGAAGCCCTGGTCATTGGAGTGGTCGCTTTGCTGGTTTTTGGCCCCAAGGGTCTAGCAGAG GCAGCCAGGAGTTTGGGGAAGACTCTGCGTGCGTTCCAACCGACTATTAGAGAGCTACAG GATGTATCAAGGGATTTCAAGAACACTCTTGAACGAGAAATCGGGCTTGATGAGGATCCCCCATCCATCAGTTATAGGCCTCCTCCACCTATGAATAATAGCCCACAGCCTGCTGTTGACCCAG ATGTCAAGCCTGAAACAACCGTGCCTTACACGAGCGAGGAACTCATGAAAGTAACCGAAGAGCAGCTTGCTGCATCCGCAATTGCTGCTTGGAATGCACAGCAACCTCCCACATCTGAACAGCAAG aagcagcagcagcaacaacacctTCTGAAAGTACTGACTCAGCATTATCAGGAGGGAGTGACGGTCCTAGTGCCGTGACGGAGGAGTCCACCTCAGGTAATACTGAAAATGCAAAGCCGAGAGACGAGGCATAA
- the LOC119337983 gene encoding sec-independent protein translocase protein TATB, chloroplastic-like isoform X1 produces MSSSLFLCSSQVRYASLPAPLRQPGRHAARLPPAAAAFVSRSLHRPPPLHWTGSGVRMISSCFVSCRHVCSVSIWGSNRFVVKRRRRRNGISASLFGVGAPEALVIGVVALLVFGPKGLAEAARSLGKTLRAFQPTIRELQDVSRDFKNTLEREIGLDEDPPSISYRPPPPMNNSPQPAVDPDVKPETTVPYTSEELMKVTEEQLAASAIAAWNAQQPPTSEQQEAAAATTPSESTDSALSGGSDGPSAVTEESTSGNTENAKPRDEA; encoded by the exons ATGTCGAGCAGCCTCTTCCTCTGCTCTTCCCAGGTGCGCTATGCCAGCCTCCCGGCACCTCTCCGGCAGCCGGGCCGCCACGCCGCCCGGCTGCCCCCAGCGGCTGCCGCGTTCGTCTCTCGCAGCCTTCATCGCCCTCCTCCCCTCCACTGGACCGGCTCGGGGGTTCGGATGATTTCTTCTTGCTTCG TTAGTTGCAGACACGTTTGCTCTGTATCTATCTGGGGCTCGAATCGGTTCG TGGTCAAAAGAAGAAGGCGTAGGAATGGTATCTCCGCCTCTTTGTTTGGCGTTGGAGCTCCTGAAGCCCTGGTCATTGGAGTGGTCGCTTTGCTGGTTTTTGGCCCCAAGGGTCTAGCAGAG GCAGCCAGGAGTTTGGGGAAGACTCTGCGTGCGTTCCAACCGACTATTAGAGAGCTACAG GATGTATCAAGGGATTTCAAGAACACTCTTGAACGAGAAATCGGGCTTGATGAGGATCCCCCATCCATCAGTTATAGGCCTCCTCCACCTATGAATAATAGCCCACAGCCTGCTGTTGACCCAG ATGTCAAGCCTGAAACAACCGTGCCTTACACGAGCGAGGAACTCATGAAAGTAACCGAAGAGCAGCTTGCTGCATCCGCAATTGCTGCTTGGAATGCACAGCAACCTCCCACATCTGAACAGCAAG aagcagcagcagcaacaacacctTCTGAAAGTACTGACTCAGCATTATCAGGAGGGAGTGACGGTCCTAGTGCCGTGACGGAGGAGTCCACCTCAGGTAATACTGAAAATGCAAAGCCGAGAGACGAGGCATAA